The following coding sequences are from one Roseburia hominis A2-183 window:
- a CDS encoding ECF transporter S component has translation MKITTKQITTTAVLLAICIVSQFFKNTSVYITGPVINACLILAVLSVGIPCGIILSVITPVTSFFITGSPIIGAIPAIMPCIMAGNALLVLGVGLVTKKCKGNGGLIAGMAAGSVVKALFMGIVISLILIPNLLPAPMEAKMAVFQTTFSVTQLVTSLIGSVYAFILWIPLKKVVK, from the coding sequence ATGAAAATCACAACAAAACAAATCACAACGACAGCGGTTCTTCTGGCGATCTGTATCGTGAGCCAGTTTTTTAAGAACACGAGCGTCTATATTACCGGACCGGTCATCAATGCATGCCTGATCTTAGCGGTGTTAAGTGTGGGAATTCCCTGCGGCATTATTCTCTCTGTGATCACGCCGGTCACATCATTCTTTATTACGGGAAGCCCGATCATCGGTGCCATTCCGGCGATCATGCCGTGTATCATGGCGGGCAATGCCCTTCTGGTCCTGGGTGTGGGACTGGTCACGAAAAAATGCAAAGGAAACGGCGGACTGATTGCCGGCATGGCGGCAGGATCTGTCGTAAAGGCACTGTTCATGGGAATTGTGATCTCGCTGATTCTGATTCCGAACCTTCTGCCGGCACCGATGGAGGCAAAGATGGCAGTGTTCCAGACGACCTTTTCCGTGACGCAGCTTGTGACTTCCCTGATCGGAAGCGTGTATGCATTTATTCTCTGGATTCCGTTGAAAAAAGTGGTAAAATAG
- a CDS encoding branched-chain amino acid aminotransferase: MDIRFVKRDVLKEKPDQKHLGFGKYMTDYMFVMDWTKEDGWKDARIVPEGPISLEPACVTLHYAQETFEGMKAYRTAEGKIQLFRPEMNAKRMINSNARLCMPEFPVDMFVEAVKALVKVEADWVPSEPETSLYIRPFMFATEAALGVHMASAYKFMIICCPVGAYYAEGINPVKILVEDELVRAVKGGTGFTKCGGNYAGSILGQVKAEKLGYSQVLWLDGEHRKYVEEVGTMNIMFKIAGEIYTAPIEGTVLPGVTRDSMIHLLRDWGYKVNETRLSVDDLMKAGHDGTLEEVFGTGTAAVISPVGELRYKDDVVTINDFKIGELTQKLYDTLTGIQWGKLPDKYGWTVPVE, translated from the coding sequence ATGGATATCAGATTTGTAAAAAGAGACGTATTAAAGGAGAAGCCGGATCAGAAACATCTCGGATTCGGCAAGTATATGACCGATTACATGTTCGTCATGGACTGGACGAAGGAAGACGGCTGGAAGGATGCGAGAATCGTGCCGGAAGGACCGATCAGTCTGGAGCCTGCCTGTGTGACGCTGCACTATGCGCAGGAGACATTTGAGGGTATGAAGGCATACCGCACGGCAGAGGGAAAGATTCAGCTGTTCCGTCCGGAGATGAATGCGAAGAGAATGATCAATTCCAACGCGAGACTCTGCATGCCGGAGTTCCCGGTGGATATGTTCGTAGAAGCGGTAAAAGCGCTGGTAAAGGTGGAGGCAGACTGGGTTCCGTCTGAGCCGGAGACCTCTCTTTATATCCGCCCGTTCATGTTCGCAACAGAGGCTGCGCTCGGCGTACATATGGCGTCCGCTTACAAATTCATGATTATCTGCTGCCCGGTAGGCGCTTACTATGCAGAGGGCATCAATCCGGTGAAGATTCTTGTCGAGGACGAGCTGGTGCGTGCAGTCAAGGGCGGTACCGGATTCACCAAGTGCGGCGGCAACTATGCAGGCTCCATCTTAGGACAGGTAAAGGCAGAAAAGCTTGGTTACTCCCAGGTACTCTGGCTGGACGGTGAGCACCGCAAATACGTCGAGGAAGTCGGTACAATGAACATCATGTTCAAGATCGCCGGTGAGATCTACACAGCACCGATCGAGGGTACGGTACTTCCGGGCGTTACCAGAGATTCCATGATTCATCTGTTGAGAGACTGGGGTTACAAGGTAAACGAGACCAGATTATCCGTCGATGACCTGATGAAGGCAGGACATGACGGAACCTTAGAGGAAGTATTCGGAACGGGTACCGCAGCCGTGATCTCTCCGGTTGGTGAACTCCGCTACAAGGATGATGTTGTCACGATCAACGATTTCAAGATCGGCGAGCTGACACAGAAGCTGTACGACACACTGACCGGTATCCAGTGGGGCAAGCTTCCGGATAAGTACGGCTGGACCGTTCCGGTAGAATAG
- a CDS encoding sensor histidine kinase: MRFLLKLVAAVLLAFLLWLLQITVSVGTGLILPANAAEKEALAYLHTIGAHTDIVSSGIPSACSYAIYDTSGALLETDMSDSLRGNADLLALSGQDSLSANMLGRTYVKRQTDTRIVVLTYDFRSAFANPTLRRLFPSAELLEVFLLLFLLLAAFVLVITRQAKYLSRELIHLQEAADEIRNQNLDFTIRPTAICEFNQVAASLDALKSELSASLKEQWHMQQQRRRQFSALAHDIKTPLTIVRGNAELLSETALDPTQQTCNRFILENAAQIQDYLSRIIELAKTDDPAACSAECRFQAQLHTASFFDDLLGNTKSLGQKKELHVLFSTETLPAVLPLPEHPLRRILNNLLDNAVCYSPHKGTVTLDASIRDYRDAPEKESTLFLTVSDEGPGFCEDALLYGTEAFYRESADRNDKSHFGLGLSIADQLARGLGGSIALCNAPAGGAVVIVRLPLTGQIQRDAE; encoded by the coding sequence GTGCGCTTTTTACTAAAGCTTGTCGCCGCGGTGCTTCTGGCGTTCCTGCTGTGGCTTCTCCAGATTACCGTCTCCGTCGGTACGGGTCTGATCCTGCCTGCGAACGCCGCCGAAAAAGAGGCTCTTGCCTACCTTCACACCATCGGTGCACATACAGACATCGTGTCTTCCGGGATTCCATCCGCCTGCAGCTACGCCATCTATGACACATCCGGAGCGCTTCTTGAGACGGACATGTCCGATTCCCTCCGCGGAAACGCGGATCTTCTCGCGCTTTCCGGACAGGATTCCCTCTCCGCAAATATGCTTGGGCGAACCTATGTTAAACGCCAGACCGACACCCGGATTGTGGTGCTCACCTACGATTTCCGGTCTGCCTTTGCAAATCCCACGCTCCGGCGTCTCTTTCCGAGCGCTGAACTGCTGGAAGTGTTTCTCCTGCTGTTCCTGCTTCTTGCAGCTTTTGTACTCGTCATCACGCGGCAGGCAAAATACCTGTCGCGGGAGCTTATTCATCTGCAGGAAGCCGCCGACGAAATCCGCAATCAGAATCTCGACTTTACCATCCGGCCGACTGCCATCTGCGAATTCAACCAGGTTGCTGCTTCTCTGGACGCGCTGAAATCCGAACTTTCCGCCTCCTTAAAAGAGCAGTGGCACATGCAGCAACAGCGCAGACGTCAATTTTCCGCGCTCGCCCATGACATCAAGACGCCGCTTACGATCGTCCGCGGGAACGCAGAACTTCTGTCTGAGACAGCGCTTGATCCGACGCAGCAAACCTGTAATCGGTTTATTCTGGAAAATGCCGCGCAGATCCAGGACTATCTGTCGAGAATTATCGAGCTCGCAAAGACGGATGATCCCGCTGCATGTTCCGCAGAGTGCCGTTTTCAGGCGCAGCTTCACACGGCATCGTTTTTCGACGATCTGCTCGGGAATACAAAAAGTCTCGGTCAGAAAAAAGAACTGCATGTTCTTTTTTCCACCGAGACTCTTCCAGCCGTTCTGCCACTGCCGGAACATCCGCTGCGGCGTATTTTAAACAATCTGCTCGACAATGCCGTGTGCTACTCACCGCACAAAGGAACGGTCACTTTAGATGCCTCCATCCGCGATTATAGGGATGCACCCGAGAAAGAAAGCACGCTCTTTCTCACTGTATCCGATGAGGGACCCGGCTTCTGCGAGGACGCCCTGCTCTACGGCACGGAAGCCTTTTACAGGGAATCCGCCGACCGGAATGACAAAAGCCACTTCGGTCTCGGGCTCTCCATCGCCGACCAGCTCGCCCGCGGACTTGGCGGATCGATCGCTCTGTGTAATGCCCCGGCAGGCGGAGCCGTCGTAATCGTAAGACTTCCTCTGACCGGGCAGATACAGCGCGATGCGGAATAA
- a CDS encoding response regulator transcription factor, whose protein sequence is MAHILAIDDDPGILALIEHALRREGHTITCMPHVPADLAAHLAEYDLILLDVMMPQTDGYELCSAIRDDTDCPILFLTAKTMEEDVDYGFSVGADDYIKKPFSIVELRARVAAHLRREQREKHHCLYIQGIRFLLASREVAAGGVTLPFTRTEYEITLLLAKNRGQTFSREQIYEAVLGYDKTGDESAITEHIKNIRKKFAAVNMAPIQTVWGIGYRWNA, encoded by the coding sequence ATGGCTCACATTCTCGCAATTGACGATGATCCCGGCATCCTCGCGCTGATTGAACATGCACTCCGCCGGGAGGGGCATACCATTACCTGCATGCCGCATGTACCGGCGGATCTTGCGGCGCACCTCGCAGAGTATGATCTCATCCTTCTCGACGTCATGATGCCGCAGACGGACGGCTACGAACTCTGCAGCGCCATCCGCGACGACACGGACTGCCCGATTCTGTTTCTGACCGCAAAGACCATGGAGGAGGACGTCGACTACGGTTTTTCCGTCGGTGCGGACGACTATATCAAAAAGCCCTTCTCCATCGTCGAACTGCGTGCGCGCGTCGCAGCGCATCTGCGCCGGGAGCAGCGTGAAAAACATCACTGCCTCTACATACAGGGCATCCGCTTTCTGCTCGCCTCCCGCGAAGTCGCAGCAGGCGGCGTCACGCTCCCCTTCACCAGAACGGAGTATGAGATCACACTTCTGCTCGCCAAAAACCGCGGACAGACATTTTCCAGAGAGCAGATCTACGAAGCGGTCCTAGGATACGACAAGACAGGCGATGAGTCTGCTATTACAGAGCATATTAAAAATATCCGGAAAAAATTCGCCGCAGTAAATATGGCGCCAATTCAGACAGTATGGGGGATCGGTTATCGATGGAACGCATGA
- a CDS encoding TraX family protein, which yields MNQTTITKQRGLSDFALKYFAMVCMILDHIHYFFSFTGKIPLFFSWIGRLAAPLFLFCIVEGFLHTHDRKKYFLRIYAIAIFMGLVQFSFYNIASGLVRPDGFFPQNQMLASFSVLLVVLWGIDRCQKKQWIRGLSAILIPVFLPFLLYGLFAVSEAFGIPYGNFLLNLLVYSVLPCHTAIIDGGTATLLGGVILYLTHRHRRLQAGAFALFVLAWDILPVLLFMPAGTSASFFFTDAYEWLEVFAVIPMLCYNGTRGHGSKKLFYWFYPTHIYVLYALSFLLYLTLYGMGS from the coding sequence ATGAATCAGACAACAATCACAAAACAACGGGGACTCTCAGACTTTGCGCTCAAATATTTTGCCATGGTCTGCATGATTCTCGACCACATTCACTATTTTTTCTCATTTACAGGGAAGATCCCACTGTTCTTTTCGTGGATCGGCAGGCTTGCCGCCCCGCTGTTCCTCTTCTGTATCGTGGAGGGTTTTCTTCACACGCACGACCGGAAAAAATATTTTCTGCGTATTTACGCCATCGCCATTTTCATGGGACTGGTGCAGTTTTCCTTCTATAATATTGCATCCGGTCTCGTCCGGCCGGACGGCTTTTTCCCGCAGAATCAGATGCTTGCATCCTTTTCCGTCCTGCTCGTCGTTCTTTGGGGCATCGACCGGTGTCAGAAAAAACAGTGGATCCGGGGACTTTCTGCCATCCTGATTCCGGTCTTTCTGCCCTTTCTTCTGTACGGGCTGTTCGCCGTATCGGAAGCCTTTGGCATTCCCTACGGCAATTTTCTCTTAAACCTTCTGGTGTACAGTGTCCTGCCCTGCCACACTGCGATCATCGACGGTGGCACCGCCACACTGCTCGGCGGCGTGATTCTCTACCTGACGCACAGACACCGCCGATTGCAGGCAGGTGCCTTTGCACTTTTCGTGCTTGCGTGGGACATCCTGCCCGTGCTGCTTTTTATGCCCGCAGGAACTTCTGCCTCTTTCTTTTTTACCGATGCTTATGAGTGGCTGGAAGTTTTTGCCGTTATCCCTATGTTATGTTACAATGGAACCCGTGGACACGGCTCCAAAAAGCTGTTCTACTGGTTTTATCCGACGCACATTTACGTGCTGTACGCACTTTCGTTCCTTTTGTACCTGACCCTTTATGGAATGGGTTCTTGA
- a CDS encoding C-GCAxxG-C-C family protein translates to MTKQEKAIELHDRGCNCAQAVACAFAEEIGVPEETLFAAAEGFGLGMGGMEATCGAVSGAVMLAGFKNSCADPKNPKTKAATYQLTREITRQFAEKNHALVCKELKGVETGVVLRSCPDCIRDAVAIAEKVLQ, encoded by the coding sequence ATGACAAAACAGGAAAAAGCAATCGAATTGCATGACAGGGGATGCAACTGTGCACAGGCGGTGGCGTGTGCGTTTGCGGAGGAGATCGGCGTGCCGGAAGAGACGCTGTTTGCCGCGGCGGAAGGATTCGGACTCGGCATGGGCGGCATGGAGGCAACCTGCGGAGCGGTCTCAGGAGCGGTGATGCTTGCGGGCTTCAAGAACAGCTGTGCCGATCCGAAGAACCCGAAGACCAAGGCGGCAACCTATCAGCTGACCAGAGAGATCACCAGACAGTTTGCCGAGAAGAACCATGCGCTTGTCTGTAAGGAATTGAAGGGTGTGGAAACCGGCGTGGTTTTGCGGAGCTGTCCGGACTGTATCCGCGATGCGGTTGCGATCGCGGAAAAGGTACTACAATGA